A DNA window from Planctomycetota bacterium contains the following coding sequences:
- a CDS encoding phosphotransferase, protein MSDVQPRSFAGATPDLAQSLEGVLRECCGGRLGHVDWFHSHHQRGGAATGFTTWRADSGESLEVVVKLPVTPVEHRWTVALGEIDPSRWGDRWAHGRPTPRVVAAGTALGGYDLAWLVLERLAGPALSNDRMCEQAALDLLRAAADFQAAAIHAAPLGPAPPSPDWERLLERSRALCRTGGVSDAQKWNDEVRRVQRALPVLRRRWESRPINAWCHGDLHPGNALRRPGPDGGCPCVLVDLALVHAGHWVEDALYLERQFWGHEKVLGIKPVPTLARLRRERGLPADDSYGDLALVRRVLAAACAPALSEREGNPRYLRAAMEIIGRCLPQAMK, encoded by the coding sequence ATGTCTGATGTTCAGCCGCGTTCGTTCGCGGGTGCAACGCCGGATCTCGCGCAATCGCTGGAGGGCGTGCTCCGCGAGTGCTGCGGCGGACGGCTCGGGCATGTCGATTGGTTCCACTCGCACCATCAGCGCGGCGGGGCGGCCACTGGGTTCACCACCTGGCGGGCCGACTCGGGCGAGTCGCTCGAGGTCGTGGTGAAGCTGCCGGTGACGCCGGTGGAGCACCGCTGGACCGTGGCGCTGGGCGAGATCGATCCGTCGCGGTGGGGTGATCGCTGGGCCCACGGGCGTCCGACGCCCCGGGTCGTTGCGGCGGGCACCGCGCTGGGCGGGTACGACCTGGCGTGGCTCGTGCTCGAGCGCCTCGCGGGCCCGGCCCTCAGCAACGACCGGATGTGCGAGCAGGCGGCGCTGGACCTGCTGCGGGCGGCGGCGGACTTTCAGGCCGCCGCGATCCACGCGGCTCCGCTCGGCCCGGCGCCGCCTTCCCCCGATTGGGAGCGCCTGCTCGAGCGGTCGCGCGCGCTCTGTCGCACCGGCGGGGTGTCCGACGCCCAGAAGTGGAACGATGAAGTGCGGCGTGTGCAGCGGGCCTTGCCCGTGCTTCGCCGGCGCTGGGAATCACGCCCCATCAACGCCTGGTGTCACGGCGACCTCCACCCCGGCAACGCGCTGCGCCGCCCGGGGCCCGACGGCGGGTGCCCGTGCGTGCTCGTGGATCTGGCCCTTGTCCACGCCGGACACTGGGTCGAGGACGCGCTCTACCTGGAGCGCCAGTTCTGGGGGCACGAAAAGGTGCTGGGCATCAAGCCCGTGCCCACGCTGGCGCGGCTGCGTCGCGAGCGGGGCCTGCCCGCGGATGATTCGTACGGCGACCTCGCGCTCGTGCGGCGCGTGCTCGCGGCGGCGTGCGCCCCGGCGCTCTCGGAGCGGGAGGGCAACCCCCGCTACCTCCGCGCCGCGATGGAGATCATCGGGCGGTGCCTGCCGCAGGCAATGAAGTGA
- the rsmA gene encoding 16S rRNA (adenine(1518)-N(6)/adenine(1519)-N(6))-dimethyltransferase RsmA, translating into MQTLTQIREMLEARGLSPRHSFGQNFLLDHNLIRKLVDASGVGPGDLVLEIGPGTGTLTELLLARRARVVACEIDRGLAALLRERLGHDPNFTLVEGDCLDGKHALNPALLGALGDAPFTLVANLPYGAGTPVMTILLADVPRCRGVFVTVQLEVARRLAAGPGGREYGPISVLAQAVGEVRLLAKLPPECFWPRPDVMSAMVQVVRRAEQRVPDPRALVDFAQRLFEQRRKQLGAILGRDRPFPAGISAEARAESLRIEQFETLRVWDRARGPDPATTTT; encoded by the coding sequence ATGCAGACGCTCACCCAGATCCGCGAGATGCTCGAAGCACGCGGGCTTTCGCCGCGTCACTCGTTCGGGCAGAACTTCCTGCTCGACCACAACCTCATCCGCAAGCTCGTGGACGCCTCGGGCGTGGGGCCCGGCGACCTGGTCCTCGAGATCGGGCCGGGCACCGGCACGCTGACGGAACTGCTGCTCGCGCGCCGGGCGCGCGTCGTGGCGTGCGAGATCGACCGTGGCTTGGCCGCCCTGCTCCGCGAACGCCTGGGGCACGATCCCAACTTCACGCTCGTCGAGGGCGACTGCCTTGATGGCAAGCACGCGCTCAACCCCGCGCTGCTCGGCGCGCTGGGCGACGCGCCCTTCACGCTCGTCGCGAACCTCCCCTACGGCGCCGGCACGCCGGTGATGACCATCCTGCTCGCGGACGTGCCCCGATGCCGCGGGGTGTTCGTGACGGTGCAGCTCGAAGTCGCCCGCAGGCTGGCGGCCGGGCCCGGCGGACGCGAGTACGGGCCGATCAGCGTGCTCGCGCAGGCGGTGGGAGAGGTGCGATTGCTCGCCAAACTCCCCCCGGAGTGCTTCTGGCCCCGGCCCGACGTGATGAGCGCCATGGTGCAGGTCGTGCGGCGAGCCGAGCAGCGCGTGCCCGACCCGCGGGCGCTGGTCGATTTCGCCCAGCGCCTGTTCGAGCAGCGCCGCAAGCAACTGGGCGCGATCCTCGGACGCGACCGCCCGTTTCCGGCGGGGATCTCTGCCGAGGCTCGCGCCGAGTCGCTGCGGATCGAGCAGTTCGAGACGCTCCGCGTCTGGGACCGCGCGCGCGGGCCGGACCCCGCCACGACTACCACGTGA
- a CDS encoding caspase family protein, with protein sequence MTRVAWCAAGAWLLGAAAGAAQPDRTAGLDEALRSVSPGMTTPNRWALLIGIDQYRDARIQRLDACVRDVTAMRDALIHPGIGMFPAPNVTTLTNEQATRAAVIKALRDLTSRIGPQDLVIVFYSGHGMVEASEQFGAAAAASPAQATLGYWVTYDTEVDNLEGTALSALDVNNRLQNIRTSRLIAIVDACHAAATAEAAKVKSAFSLAELLPTFNGNGRVRFASCLESEQSLTINEGEGKGHSVFAWSLIEGLRGAAAGEDGVLTVDEWWAYVSRRAPDIARRLNSVQTPTRQGESTGDFLVAIDQNRLLEVHGRHVAAVTVTQERVATITQLAIDGTISVELAVEARELLQADPESLDPVRRARRKVFQDLADTVKGKAAERGSRSLAPDFVKGALAEHPLRRAGDEARPIPANPTEWLAREAETDPWAAAILGALLQDPPKNWVRYADERTFVRMCRPDERGRRVLNEIKSLWHTNTVVRDNARALEYFRRAADGGIGCAAVELADMSRTGLGTLPDDAESLRWTRRAVELGSGMGMLRLGQRHAEGRGVPRDPAAAMEWYRKAADAGDPGGMLELGWALETGSHGRQDAAEAFAWYQRGAALDDGGCTYRAALCLLNGVGTPRNAEQAVVALRKAADLGAEEAIVELAKCYESGVGVSKSLLESRRLYRVAAEKGSTNPECLRHAAVSLLNGTRAAEDDRQMLEWFRAAARSDAEASNWLGRCHEEGWGVAKDDAEAFTHFETAAKRGLAVGMYNVATFYAGGRGVRRNEAQAFEWYRRAADAGYAQASTEVGRRYHYGVGTERSEREALAYFTRAAGTGDAAAIEWLGVYHQNGYAGLTKDGAEAVRHYERAFAAGRHDCANSIGVVYFDGKGVPVNAAKGVEWFAKADEHNVPMGSRNLGWAYQTGLGTTKDLAKARTLYEKAVRLGSSSAMVLLAKMHRAGTGGPRNSAEATRLFTLAAEQGESEAMLMLGIDAHDQKQHPAAATWFRKSADAGDNLAMNWMGHYFENGYGVTKDLAEALVWYKKAAELGNEVAMWNLALCYDEGKGTTKDPAEALRWFRESARKGNQSARDLLTNRKLTW encoded by the coding sequence ATGACTCGCGTTGCGTGGTGCGCCGCAGGTGCGTGGCTGCTGGGAGCCGCGGCGGGGGCGGCGCAGCCGGACCGGACGGCGGGCCTCGACGAAGCGCTGCGGTCCGTGTCGCCGGGCATGACGACCCCGAATCGCTGGGCGCTGCTCATCGGCATCGATCAGTATCGCGACGCGCGGATCCAGCGCCTGGACGCGTGCGTGCGCGACGTGACCGCCATGCGCGACGCGCTCATCCACCCCGGCATCGGGATGTTCCCCGCCCCGAACGTCACCACGCTCACCAACGAGCAGGCGACCCGGGCGGCGGTGATCAAGGCCCTGCGGGACCTGACGTCCCGGATCGGCCCGCAGGATCTGGTCATCGTGTTCTACTCCGGGCACGGGATGGTCGAAGCGTCCGAGCAGTTCGGGGCGGCGGCGGCGGCCTCGCCGGCCCAGGCGACGCTGGGCTACTGGGTCACGTACGACACCGAAGTCGACAACCTCGAGGGCACCGCGCTGTCGGCGCTGGACGTCAACAACCGGCTGCAGAACATCCGCACGTCGCGTCTCATCGCGATCGTCGACGCGTGCCACGCCGCCGCCACCGCCGAGGCCGCCAAGGTCAAGTCCGCCTTCTCCCTCGCCGAGCTGCTGCCCACCTTCAACGGGAACGGGCGCGTCCGCTTCGCCAGTTGCCTGGAGTCGGAGCAGTCGCTCACCATCAACGAGGGCGAGGGCAAGGGGCACAGCGTCTTCGCGTGGTCGCTCATCGAAGGGCTGCGCGGCGCGGCGGCGGGCGAGGACGGCGTGCTCACGGTCGACGAGTGGTGGGCGTACGTCTCGCGACGGGCCCCCGACATCGCGCGCCGGCTGAACAGCGTGCAGACGCCCACGCGCCAGGGCGAGAGCACCGGCGACTTCCTCGTCGCGATCGACCAGAACCGACTGCTGGAGGTGCACGGGCGCCACGTGGCGGCGGTGACGGTGACGCAGGAGCGCGTCGCGACGATCACGCAGCTCGCGATCGACGGGACGATCTCGGTCGAACTCGCGGTGGAAGCGCGCGAACTGCTGCAGGCCGATCCGGAGTCACTCGACCCCGTGCGCCGGGCGCGTCGGAAGGTCTTCCAGGACCTCGCGGACACGGTGAAGGGGAAGGCCGCCGAGCGCGGGTCGCGCTCGCTCGCGCCGGATTTCGTGAAAGGCGCGCTGGCCGAGCACCCGCTGCGTCGTGCGGGCGACGAGGCACGCCCGATCCCCGCGAACCCGACGGAGTGGCTGGCGCGCGAGGCCGAGACCGATCCCTGGGCGGCGGCGATCCTCGGGGCGCTGCTCCAGGACCCGCCCAAGAACTGGGTCCGCTACGCCGACGAACGCACCTTCGTGCGGATGTGCCGCCCCGACGAGCGCGGACGCCGCGTGCTGAACGAGATCAAGAGTCTGTGGCACACGAACACCGTGGTGCGCGACAACGCCCGCGCCTTGGAGTACTTCCGTCGGGCCGCGGACGGGGGCATCGGGTGCGCGGCGGTCGAACTGGCGGACATGTCGCGCACCGGCCTGGGCACCCTCCCCGACGACGCGGAGAGCCTCCGATGGACTCGCCGCGCGGTGGAACTCGGCAGCGGCATGGGGATGCTGCGCCTGGGACAGCGCCACGCGGAAGGTCGGGGCGTACCCCGCGATCCGGCGGCGGCGATGGAGTGGTACCGCAAGGCCGCCGACGCCGGTGATCCCGGCGGCATGCTCGAACTGGGCTGGGCCCTGGAGACCGGCAGCCACGGGCGACAGGACGCGGCGGAGGCGTTCGCGTGGTACCAGCGAGGAGCGGCCCTGGACGACGGCGGGTGCACATACCGGGCCGCGCTCTGCCTGCTCAACGGAGTCGGCACGCCCCGCAACGCCGAACAGGCGGTGGTCGCGCTCCGCAAGGCCGCCGACCTGGGCGCGGAAGAGGCGATCGTCGAACTGGCCAAGTGCTACGAGTCGGGCGTGGGCGTGTCGAAGAGCCTGCTCGAATCGCGCCGCCTCTACCGGGTGGCGGCTGAAAAGGGGAGCACGAATCCGGAGTGCCTGCGCCACGCGGCGGTCAGCCTGCTGAACGGCACGCGGGCGGCGGAGGACGACCGGCAGATGCTCGAGTGGTTCCGCGCCGCCGCTCGTTCCGATGCCGAGGCCTCCAACTGGCTCGGGCGCTGCCACGAGGAAGGCTGGGGCGTTGCGAAGGACGACGCGGAGGCGTTCACGCACTTCGAGACCGCCGCCAAGCGCGGGCTCGCGGTGGGCATGTACAACGTCGCGACCTTCTACGCGGGCGGACGCGGGGTCCGCAGGAACGAGGCGCAGGCGTTCGAGTGGTACCGCCGGGCCGCCGACGCCGGGTACGCCCAGGCGTCCACCGAGGTCGGACGCCGGTACCACTACGGCGTGGGCACGGAACGCAGCGAACGCGAGGCGCTGGCGTACTTCACGCGGGCGGCGGGCACCGGCGACGCGGCGGCCATCGAATGGCTCGGGGTCTACCACCAGAACGGCTACGCCGGGCTCACCAAGGACGGCGCGGAGGCGGTCCGCCACTACGAGCGCGCCTTCGCCGCGGGGCGCCACGACTGCGCCAACAGCATCGGCGTGGTGTACTTCGACGGCAAGGGCGTGCCCGTGAACGCCGCCAAGGGCGTCGAGTGGTTCGCGAAGGCCGACGAGCACAACGTGCCCATGGGGTCGCGCAACCTGGGCTGGGCGTACCAGACCGGACTGGGAACCACGAAAGACCTCGCGAAGGCCCGGACGTTGTACGAAAAGGCCGTCCGCCTCGGGAGCTCCAGCGCCATGGTCCTGCTCGCGAAGATGCACCGCGCCGGCACGGGCGGGCCCCGCAACAGCGCCGAGGCAACCCGCCTCTTCACGCTCGCCGCCGAACAGGGCGAGAGCGAGGCGATGCTCATGCTGGGCATCGACGCGCACGACCAGAAGCAGCACCCGGCGGCGGCAACATGGTTCCGCAAGAGCGCCGACGCCGGCGACAACCTCGCGATGAACTGGATGGGGCACTACTTCGAGAACGGCTACGGCGTCACGAAGGACCTCGCCGAGGCGCTCGTCTGGTACAAGAAAGCCGCCGAACTCGGCAACGAGGTCGCGATGTGGAACCTCGCGCTCTGCTACGACGAGGGGAAGGGGACGACGAAGGACCCCGCCGAAGCGCTCCGCTGGTTCCGCGAGTCCGCCCGCAAGGGCAACCAGTCCGCGCGCGACCTGCTAACCAACCGCAAACTCACGTGGTAG
- a CDS encoding GGDEF domain-containing protein, with amino-acid sequence MPTESRAEVRVVLVGRTGLDAMLRRDGGIELVRASTPLQAIGELASPIDAESPERAVVVVAPRVEGLLEGGERDDARAGEFVRALRVASPGVVVLAVRNGSPVPAAFDGSIASDLGAEALREAVRWRPRGQGPGEAAPARGTPPARGMAPVLPEDELLGDLLADSTPPAAERAPPRPPERAAPERAAPERAAERVPERAPERSASAEVPTDGALVAQLLRGQDVLPDAVQLIRRRLRDESVEFVPAGPSSGRGGALVSWEGMGRGGYGHLVSSVSAPDVLAPHARWLASWMRLRDQHAQLRDAAFTDPLTGAWNRRYFDRFLRAAIEQAREHRRHVTILLFDIDDFKKYNDVYGHDAGDEILRETVSLMRSVIRPSDRVCRVGGDEFAVIFHEPQGPRQEGSRHPSDIFEIARRFQEQVLAHRYPKLLDCAPATLTVSGGLASYPWDGATPEELLRRADQLAMASKRQGKNAITLGPGALRLGEV; translated from the coding sequence GTGCCGACGGAGAGCCGGGCGGAAGTGCGAGTCGTGCTGGTAGGACGGACGGGGTTGGACGCGATGCTGCGCCGGGACGGCGGCATCGAGCTCGTCCGCGCCTCGACGCCCCTGCAGGCGATCGGCGAGCTGGCCTCGCCCATCGACGCCGAATCGCCCGAGCGAGCGGTGGTGGTGGTGGCGCCGCGGGTCGAGGGGCTGCTGGAAGGCGGGGAGCGCGACGACGCGCGTGCCGGGGAGTTCGTCCGCGCGCTGCGGGTCGCGTCGCCGGGCGTGGTGGTCCTCGCGGTCCGCAATGGGTCACCGGTGCCTGCCGCGTTCGACGGTTCGATCGCGTCTGATTTGGGCGCTGAGGCGCTGCGCGAGGCGGTGCGGTGGCGTCCTCGTGGGCAGGGGCCCGGCGAGGCGGCACCGGCGCGCGGCACGCCGCCGGCGCGTGGGATGGCGCCCGTGCTGCCCGAGGACGAACTGCTGGGCGATCTTCTGGCGGACAGCACGCCGCCCGCGGCGGAGCGAGCACCTCCCAGGCCGCCCGAGCGGGCCGCGCCCGAGCGAGCGGCGCCCGAGCGAGCGGCGGAGCGCGTGCCCGAGCGTGCACCGGAGCGGAGTGCGTCCGCGGAGGTTCCCACGGACGGCGCGCTGGTGGCGCAGTTGCTGCGTGGGCAGGACGTGCTGCCCGACGCGGTGCAGCTGATCCGTCGTCGGCTGCGCGACGAATCGGTCGAGTTCGTGCCCGCCGGCCCGTCGTCGGGGCGGGGCGGGGCGCTCGTGTCGTGGGAGGGCATGGGACGAGGCGGGTACGGGCACCTGGTGTCGTCGGTGAGTGCGCCCGACGTGCTGGCGCCGCACGCGCGGTGGCTGGCGTCGTGGATGCGCCTGCGCGATCAGCACGCGCAGCTCCGCGACGCGGCGTTCACCGATCCGCTGACGGGCGCGTGGAACCGGCGGTACTTCGACCGGTTTCTGCGAGCCGCCATCGAGCAGGCGCGCGAGCACCGGCGTCACGTGACGATCCTGCTGTTCGACATCGACGACTTCAAGAAGTACAACGACGTCTACGGGCACGACGCGGGGGACGAAATCCTGCGCGAGACCGTGAGCCTGATGCGCAGCGTGATCCGCCCGAGCGACCGGGTGTGCCGCGTGGGGGGCGACGAGTTCGCGGTGATCTTCCACGAGCCCCAGGGCCCGCGCCAGGAGGGCAGCCGCCACCCGTCGGACATCTTCGAGATCGCGCGGCGGTTCCAGGAGCAGGTGCTCGCGCACCGCTACCCGAAGCTCCTCGACTGCGCCCCGGCGACGCTCACCGTCTCCGGCGGGCTCGCGTCGTACCCGTGGGACGGCGCCACGCCCGAGGAACTGCTCCGCCGCGCCGACCAGCTCGCGATGGCGAGCAAGCGCCAGGGCAAGAACGCGATCACGCTCGGCCCAGGGGCGCTCCGCCTGGGCGAAGTGTGA
- a CDS encoding glycosyltransferase codes for MSPPARTYVFAGGGTGGHIYPALGVARVLLEREPHARAIFLVSQRPLDASILARELPGSGGGGAGGGGAMSFQAIPAQPFGVRPPALYRFVTRWGEAVRAARGPLREARSAGPVVLAAFGGFVAAPCVQAARVERVPAVLVNLDAVPGKANRWIARHVRRVVTAARLAPGHERPAWEQVPPIVRAQAIAREPAGACRGAFGLDPDRPTLLVTGGSQGAGSINRFLGALSELPEFPLRAWQVIHQTGAGGVEAVRVAYERGGVRAWVGEFLPDMARAWGAADLAICRAGAGNVGEAWANRVPCVFMPYPYHRDKHQAFNASPLVAAGGALLAEDAIEPQANVRRHADTLRGLLGDTARAGAMRRALGTLGPADGADRVAGVLAGAMS; via the coding sequence ATGAGCCCGCCCGCTCGAACCTATGTCTTCGCCGGTGGCGGCACGGGGGGGCACATCTACCCCGCGCTCGGCGTCGCGCGCGTGCTGCTCGAGCGCGAGCCCCACGCCCGCGCCATCTTCCTCGTCTCGCAGCGCCCCCTGGACGCGTCGATCCTCGCGCGCGAACTGCCCGGAAGTGGCGGCGGCGGTGCGGGCGGCGGCGGGGCGATGTCGTTCCAGGCCATCCCCGCGCAGCCCTTCGGCGTGCGTCCGCCCGCGCTGTACAGGTTCGTGACGCGCTGGGGCGAGGCGGTCCGCGCGGCGCGCGGACCGCTGCGCGAGGCCAGGAGCGCCGGTCCCGTGGTGCTGGCGGCGTTCGGCGGGTTCGTCGCCGCCCCGTGCGTGCAGGCCGCCCGGGTCGAGCGCGTGCCGGCGGTGCTCGTGAACCTCGACGCCGTGCCCGGGAAGGCGAACCGGTGGATCGCGCGGCACGTGCGACGAGTGGTGACCGCCGCCCGCCTCGCGCCGGGGCACGAACGTCCGGCGTGGGAGCAGGTGCCGCCGATCGTGCGGGCCCAGGCGATCGCGCGCGAGCCGGCGGGGGCGTGCCGCGGCGCGTTCGGGCTCGACCCCGATCGCCCGACGCTGCTCGTCACCGGCGGCAGCCAGGGTGCGGGGAGCATCAACCGGTTTCTGGGCGCGCTGAGCGAACTGCCCGAGTTCCCGCTGCGCGCCTGGCAGGTCATCCACCAGACCGGCGCGGGCGGGGTGGAGGCGGTGCGCGTTGCGTACGAACGGGGCGGCGTGCGCGCCTGGGTGGGCGAGTTCCTGCCCGACATGGCCCGGGCGTGGGGCGCGGCCGACCTGGCGATATGCCGCGCCGGCGCGGGCAACGTGGGCGAGGCCTGGGCGAACCGCGTCCCGTGCGTGTTCATGCCGTACCCGTACCACCGCGACAAGCACCAGGCGTTCAACGCGTCCCCGCTGGTGGCGGCGGGCGGCGCGCTGTTGGCCGAGGACGCGATCGAGCCCCAGGCAAACGTGCGGCGTCACGCTGACACGTTGCGGGGGCTGCTTGGCGATACCGCCCGCGCGGGGGCGATGCGCCGGGCGCTGGGCACGCTCGGCCCGGCCGACGGGGCGGACCGGGTCGCGGGGGTTCTTGCGGGCGCGATGAGCTAG